The Bartonella australis AUST/NH1 genome contains the following window.
CAAATGCCAGATCCAGATTTAATTATTCGTACCAGCGGTGAACGACGATTTTCTAATTTTCTCTTATGGCAGGCAGCTTACTCTGAATTGTATTTTTCTTCCTGTTTTTGGCCTGATTTTGATGAAAAAGCTTTTGAAGCTGCTGTGGCTGATTATCGGTCTCGCGAACGTCGCTTTGGTGTATTAAATCATCACAATAATTGTAAATAAATTCGCGAGGGTGTGGATGTGAAAATATTTGTGTGGCAGGTTTTTTGTTTCTTTATTGTTGGTGTTGGGTGTAATTTTGTCTAATTTTGCTTTACGCGTTCTGACAGCTCTTATTTTTGGCACGATCGCCTTGTATTTAACATGGTTAGGGGGAGAGGTATTTTCTTTATTTGCGTGGGGAATCGGCGGTTTTATCCTTTATGAATGGGTCAGTATAACAAAAGGAAAATGGAGTATTGCACAAAGAATATTGGCTGGCGTTTTTTATTGCGTTTTTGGCGTATTTTTGATTTTTAGTGCGCCCGCTATGTTGGTTTTTTGTGTTTTGATAGTTTTAGCGGTGATATTAAGCATCGGGCCTATTAAAAACACTGGCTGGGTTTTTTTCGGTTTTTTGTATGCATCTTTTCCGGTTGTGGCTTTGTCTTTTTTACGTGGTTGCGAGATATTAGGATTCTGGGTTGTCCTTTTTTTATTTACGATAGTATGGGGGACAGATATAGCGGCGTATTTTAGTGGTCACACGTTCGGTGGTCCCAAATTAGCACCACAATTTTCTCCTAATAAAACGTGGTCAGGAGCAGTTGGGGGCGCTCTCGCCGGGATTTTTGGGGGTATGTTAATTTCTTTTTGTGTTTTTAATGTAAATTCAAGGAGTTTTTTTGTATTTTTCCTTTCTCTTATTTTATCAATTATTTCGCAAATAAGTGATCTGGGGCAGTCGTGGCTAAAAAGGAGATTTTCCGTCAAAGATTCTGGCTTTTTATTGCCTGGACATGGCGGGTTTATGGACCGTATGGATGGATTGGCCGGTGCTGCTTTCTTCCTTTATTTAGTTGGCTCATTTAATTCTGGTATGGACGCACCTTTTAATCTCTTTTGTATGATCTAATCGGGGGAAAAGATATTTTGGAATTCTTGAATTATATATCTGGTATAGATGGTCTATTTTTACGGGGGGTAAGCGTCGTTTTTATCATTATGCTCGTCATTTTTGTGCACGAAATAGGGCATTATCTTATTGGGCGTTGGTGTGGTGTTGGGGCGTCAATTTTTTCTCTTGGGTTTGGGCCAAAAATACTAAGTTATATAGATAAGCACGGCACACAATGGCGTTTGGCGCTTATTCCTTTAGGGGGATACGTAAAATTTATCGAAGATGAGAATGAATCGCGTGTACTATCTTCTCAGTCTCCTTCTTCTATGCATCGTTCATTCGCACGCGCTCACGCTTGGAAAAGAGCAGCGACTATTTTCGCGGGTCCTTTATTTAACGCCTTTTTTGCTGTAGCTATCTTAACGTTTTTTTTCTTTTTTTATGGACGCGTCGCGATCGAGCCTGTTGTTGGTTCTTTAGTGGAAAATTCTCCTGCTGTTCAAGCGGGTTTAATGCAAGGTGATCGTTTTATTGAAATGGATGGTAAACGAATCGACAGTTTTGAAGATTTGGTGACTTATGTGGCCTTTCGTGGTGAAAATCCTATAGAATTTAAAATGGAGCGTATGGAAAAAGTTTTTAAGGCAGTGATTACGCCGATAATAACTGAAAGGAGTGATGGCTTCGGTAATCGGATTCGCATTGCTATGATTGGCGTAAGGGCGCCTACTGATCCAGGTAATTCTGGGCATTTAGACCAAACTTACGAAAAACGTATTTTCTACAATTTGGGGGGAGCGGTGAGAGAGGCGTTAAAACGCACGACATTTATTGTCAGTCAGACGGTTTTTTTTATTGACCGTTTAATGAGGGGGCAAGGAGATCGCTGTCAGCTGAGCGGTCCTTCCAAGATTGTTAAGACTGCTTGGGAGTTTAGTGAAACAGGTTTTGTCTCTTTATTGAATTTTGCAGCTCTTTTTTCAATTAGTGTCGGGCTGATTAATCTTTTTCCGATTCCGCCACTTGATGGTGGGCACTTGTTATTTTATGTTATTGAGGTTGTCGTTGGGAAAGCAGTGCCCGCTAAAATTCAGGCGATTATTTTCCAGATGGGTTTTTTCGTTGTTTTTGTATTTATGCTCTTCGCATTATTAAATGATTATTTTTGTTGGTTTAGCTAATAAAGTATGGAAAACATTTCGTAAATTAGGTAGTAATAAAAGGATACAAATTGGGGTTGTTTACCATACTTGCAAAATCTTGTGGCGCCGTGTGCTGCAGCTAGTATTTAAGTAGGTTAAACATCTCGGTAAAAAGTTGTTATGGCGGTTGACTTTTTGAGGAATTGTGTCCAGAGGATAAAGTAAGGTAGTGAAGCCAATGACTGCGAACTCACGGTTTTTTAGTGCAACGTCTGTATCGGTGTCAGCCATGATTGTGGCTGCCGCTGCGGTGGCCATTATGTCCATTTCAGTGGTTGAAAGAGCGCAGGCATCTGTCGTCCGATCCATTGAGATTCATGGTAACCAGCTTGTTGGTTCCCGGGCGATTCAGGATAATATAGGGATTAGAGTTGGGGAAAATTTTTCCAGTGGCGATGTCGATGCTGCGGTGAAGCGCCTTTTTGGATTGGGTTTAT
Protein-coding sequences here:
- the rseP gene encoding RIP metalloprotease RseP — translated: MEFLNYISGIDGLFLRGVSVVFIIMLVIFVHEIGHYLIGRWCGVGASIFSLGFGPKILSYIDKHGTQWRLALIPLGGYVKFIEDENESRVLSSQSPSSMHRSFARAHAWKRAATIFAGPLFNAFFAVAILTFFFFFYGRVAIEPVVGSLVENSPAVQAGLMQGDRFIEMDGKRIDSFEDLVTYVAFRGENPIEFKMERMEKVFKAVITPIITERSDGFGNRIRIAMIGVRAPTDPGNSGHLDQTYEKRIFYNLGGAVREALKRTTFIVSQTVFFIDRLMRGQGDRCQLSGPSKIVKTAWEFSETGFVSLLNFAALFSISVGLINLFPIPPLDGGHLLFYVIEVVVGKAVPAKIQAIIFQMGFFVVFVFMLFALLNDYFCWFS
- a CDS encoding phosphatidate cytidylyltransferase, whose protein sequence is MSNFALRVLTALIFGTIALYLTWLGGEVFSLFAWGIGGFILYEWVSITKGKWSIAQRILAGVFYCVFGVFLIFSAPAMLVFCVLIVLAVILSIGPIKNTGWVFFGFLYASFPVVALSFLRGCEILGFWVVLFLFTIVWGTDIAAYFSGHTFGGPKLAPQFSPNKTWSGAVGGALAGIFGGMLISFCVFNVNSRSFFVFFLSLILSIISQISDLGQSWLKRRFSVKDSGFLLPGHGGFMDRMDGLAGAAFFLYLVGSFNSGMDAPFNLFCMI